A portion of the Halogeometricum sp. S1BR25-6 genome contains these proteins:
- a CDS encoding FxLYD domain-containing protein produces the protein MRRRSYLALTVGIISISGCAGGTNNSDGATEGNENTETTQEESTSTQASEGGSASFEVIGVDAPDQVQAGEEHNFTVRIRNTGDQAGTFETTVELSTADATRWEEIGSFQIEDVAPGETGKFTSDDVSFDQAYQLQFRLVDYDTEWSYDVVVPQPDITIGETSLVEVDTGYETRPMAGVLVTNDGESPTKRLPVTVDWLNDAGEYLASSEGYVQTLGVGETWSARIDPSIDVDDYSVIDDFEVSVGNVALATTLDPDGVTLSGVELRSSESQVLVRGQVQNQRDGSLDYVEVVAKVYNPAGEVIGWERTNETDIGAGNVVRFELEPDTKGRDGDVETSEVVVSDSTLSL, from the coding sequence ATGCGACGTCGAAGCTATCTGGCTCTAACTGTGGGTATTATTAGCATATCAGGATGCGCGGGTGGCACGAACAACTCGGATGGTGCCACCGAGGGTAATGAGAACACGGAGACGACCCAGGAAGAGTCTACCTCGACCCAGGCATCAGAAGGAGGATCTGCGTCATTCGAGGTCATCGGTGTCGATGCTCCCGACCAGGTCCAAGCGGGTGAGGAACACAACTTCACCGTTCGCATCCGAAACACAGGCGATCAAGCAGGAACCTTCGAGACGACCGTTGAGCTCAGCACCGCCGACGCGACTCGCTGGGAGGAAATCGGCTCCTTCCAGATCGAAGACGTCGCCCCCGGTGAGACAGGAAAGTTCACGTCGGACGACGTCAGCTTCGATCAAGCGTATCAGCTCCAATTCCGATTAGTCGACTACGACACTGAATGGTCGTACGACGTCGTCGTCCCCCAGCCAGACATTACAATCGGTGAGACGAGTCTAGTCGAGGTCGACACGGGATATGAGACGAGACCGATGGCCGGCGTGCTCGTGACGAACGACGGCGAATCTCCCACCAAACGACTCCCGGTCACTGTGGACTGGCTCAACGATGCCGGCGAATACCTTGCTTCCAGTGAGGGCTACGTCCAGACTCTCGGTGTGGGCGAGACATGGTCTGCGCGTATCGACCCATCGATTGATGTCGACGACTACAGCGTGATCGACGACTTCGAGGTGAGCGTTGGAAACGTGGCTCTGGCCACTACGTTGGACCCGGACGGAGTAACATTGTCCGGTGTTGAACTTCGGTCGTCAGAGTCCCAAGTACTCGTTCGAGGGCAGGTTCAGAACCAGCGAGACGGATCGCTTGACTATGTCGAAGTGGTCGCGAAGGTCTATAATCCAGCTGGAGAGGTGATTGGGTGGGAACGAACAAACGAGACTGATATCGGAGCTGGCAACGTTGTTCGATTCGAGCTCGAACCAGATACGAAGGGGCGCGACGGTGACGTCGAAACGAGCGAAGTGGTCGTCTCCGACTCGACTCTATCACTGTAG
- a CDS encoding ribonuclease HI family protein: protein MWSKFWSTAEEPAYDVTLNFAGACRDNSGPSSYGLVLQRSGERTTYSGELGVSTSSGAEFRALIFGLKKVLVGGASHLQVRGSSEVVLRPLQGEYQMPDGPLWRDYYCANWLIRQLDDVEITCVPAHLNREATRLAEDALDDHF from the coding sequence ATGTGGAGTAAATTCTGGTCCACGGCAGAGGAACCGGCGTACGATGTCACTCTCAACTTCGCTGGAGCCTGCCGGGATAATTCGGGCCCCAGCTCGTATGGACTCGTACTCCAACGCTCGGGGGAGAGAACTACGTATTCTGGTGAGCTCGGAGTCTCAACGAGTAGCGGGGCAGAGTTCCGAGCACTGATTTTCGGATTGAAGAAGGTGCTCGTCGGGGGTGCATCACATCTCCAGGTGCGAGGCAGCTCCGAGGTTGTTCTGAGGCCACTCCAGGGAGAGTACCAGATGCCAGACGGTCCTCTCTGGAGAGATTACTACTGCGCGAACTGGCTCATTCGACAGCTCGACGACGTTGAGATCACCTGCGTTCCTGCTCATCTCAACAGGGAGGCGACGAGACTAGCCGAAGATGCGCTAGACGATCACTTCTAA
- a CDS encoding ribonuclease HI family protein has product MMKKIPTKQSETEKQSNENTTGTLHFDGGSRLNSTSAAYGFVLEIGSTLVEESEHIGHGTNNQAEYAGLVAGLSKAREMGVTKIHAFGDSELIVKQVTGEYAAKHENIRPLYERAKELIPEFDEFTIEHLYRDENCRADKLTKQELD; this is encoded by the coding sequence ATGATGAAGAAAATCCCAACAAAACAATCGGAAACCGAGAAGCAGAGCAACGAAAACACCACAGGTACCCTCCATTTCGATGGTGGATCGCGGTTAAATTCTACATCCGCTGCGTACGGATTTGTGTTAGAGATCGGTTCGACATTAGTTGAGGAATCAGAACACATCGGTCACGGAACGAACAACCAGGCGGAGTATGCGGGACTCGTAGCAGGACTCAGCAAGGCACGTGAGATGGGCGTCACCAAAATACATGCCTTCGGAGATTCTGAACTAATTGTAAAACAGGTAACAGGCGAATACGCAGCGAAACATGAGAATATTCGCCCCCTGTACGAACGAGCAAAGGAGCTCATCCCTGAGTTTGACGAGTTTACGATAGAACACCTTTACCGGGACGAAAACTGCCGAGCGGATAAATTAACCAAGCAAGAGCTCGATTAG
- a CDS encoding DUF7553 family protein, giving the protein MNRHFEDAWYYLRRAGDHLAVGLREEAAPFERRVRRAVGRERPVESEPTGRERLETELRNVPHRAERGGKKAIKRARGRVKRYRGGAAE; this is encoded by the coding sequence ATGAACCGACACTTCGAAGACGCCTGGTACTACCTCCGACGGGCCGGCGACCACCTCGCAGTCGGGTTACGCGAAGAGGCCGCCCCGTTCGAACGGCGCGTTCGCCGGGCGGTCGGACGGGAACGACCGGTCGAATCCGAACCGACCGGACGCGAGCGCCTGGAGACGGAACTCCGAAACGTTCCGCACCGCGCCGAACGCGGCGGTAAGAAGGCTATCAAGCGAGCGCGCGGGCGTGTGAAGCGGTACCGCGGCGGCGCCGCCGAGTGA